The Sorangiineae bacterium MSr11367 genome window below encodes:
- a CDS encoding serine/threonine protein kinase: protein MSEPLQPGDFFLEKYRIERLVGQGAMGAVYAAMDVDLARRVAIKVLLPAAANTPQAESRFIHEARAAARIEGEHVARVFAAGRAPAGPAYMVLELLEGSDLRELLSRCGRLAIEEAVDILLETLEAISEAHHHGIVHRDLKPENIFLARRSDGSAFVKVLDFGISKTHNPFTTSESEHALTSTRALLGSPLYMAPEQLRNAKNVDGRADIWSLGVILYEALTGRHPFRGETLGELLAAILEGKPFLVGDEARAAGRTSSTDSSMPRSESTASVRRYMGFGT, encoded by the coding sequence GTGTCGGAACCTCTCCAGCCAGGGGATTTCTTCCTGGAGAAATACCGTATCGAACGGCTCGTCGGACAGGGCGCCATGGGGGCGGTCTACGCAGCCATGGATGTCGATCTCGCTCGGCGAGTGGCGATCAAGGTGCTCCTTCCGGCGGCCGCGAATACGCCTCAAGCGGAGAGTCGCTTCATCCACGAGGCGCGGGCGGCTGCACGCATCGAAGGTGAACACGTAGCCCGCGTGTTCGCCGCGGGGCGCGCTCCCGCCGGGCCCGCCTATATGGTGCTCGAGTTGCTCGAAGGGTCGGACCTGCGGGAACTGTTGAGCCGGTGCGGGCGCCTCGCGATCGAGGAGGCCGTCGACATTCTCCTTGAGACGTTGGAGGCGATCTCCGAAGCGCACCATCATGGCATCGTCCATCGCGACCTCAAGCCCGAGAACATCTTTCTCGCGCGCCGGAGCGATGGATCGGCGTTCGTCAAAGTTCTCGATTTCGGGATCTCCAAAACGCACAATCCATTTACGACCTCCGAATCGGAGCACGCACTTACATCGACGAGGGCACTTCTTGGCTCGCCGCTGTACATGGCGCCGGAGCAGCTGCGAAACGCGAAGAACGTGGATGGCAGGGCCGACATCTGGTCGCTCGGCGTGATCTTGTACGAAGCCCTCACGGGTCGTCATCCCTTTCGGGGAGAGACGTTGGGTGAGCTCTTGGCTGCCATCCTCGAGGGAAAGCCCTTTCTCGTCGGGGACGAGGCCCGAGCTGCCGGACGAACTTCAAGTACTGATTCATCGATGCCTCGCTCCGAATCCACGGCATCGGTTCGGCGATACATGGGATTTGGCACGTGA